TGATTATGAGGATGAAACATTTGTCAGTTTAATAAAGAGAGTGAATGAAAATGCTCAACTTCTTGGTTCACCTATTGCCCACGTAAGTCTCATCCTGCATTTGAATAGTAATACATTGCAGAAAAAATCATTTGCAATTTGCAGTAATGGGAATCTGTAAATGGAGTTTCAGTAAATCTGAGATGTAATATAATTGACCATTAGTCTCCCAGTTAAGGGTCTTAATTGGGTTGAGGGCAGGCAGATTGCCCTCAGCCCCTCTTACTCCTAACATCGTGGGTGGGTTTGGGGGTGCAAGGGTAGGTGGCAATGAGGTTCACAGAAGATTTCAGTCTCCTGTGACTGCAAACCTGCTCAAGAAAGAATACCTTACCTTACAGTTTTAAATATATGCTGTCTGGAGGAGTGGATTCCAATGTTTAATGACATTTTGAAAGAACAAATCAATCCCTATCTCTGACCGAAATAGGAGAActcttattttcaaatttaatgtccTGGTTCTAAACAGAAGTGAAAACATAGTCTCAGCTACCCTGTCAAGCTGTCTCAGAATCTTCAGTGACAGAAACTATTCATTGAAATTATATTACAGGCCTGTCCAAGGCGGAAGGCAATCATTTGGCTGAGTttgcctgcaccaattcttttgAAAGAGATATCCAATAGGTCCAGATTCCTTCATTATtcccgatttggagatgccagt
This region of Chiloscyllium plagiosum isolate BGI_BamShark_2017 unplaced genomic scaffold, ASM401019v2 scaf_10772, whole genome shotgun sequence genomic DNA includes:
- the LOC122546410 gene encoding cytochrome P450 2F5-like yields the protein MIDSYEGQPFNPTVQLNAAAANIICSIIFGDRFDYEDETFVSLIKRVNENAQLLGSPIAHVSLILHLNSNTLQKKSFAICSNGNL